The genomic segment AATATTACATCTATTCAATATAAAACCTACACTGCATTTCAGTATATAAACTTAAATCTACGTTCTGCTATTTACCTATATAACATACTTAATTTCTTTATTTTCAAATAAGTCCTCTATTTCTTTTATAAAGAATTGTTTCATTTCATCTATATTTTCTTTCGGATAAACATACTTTCCATATCCAAATTGACCATATTTGAATTTACGCTCTTCATCACTCATTGGCAATTCACTTTCTGGAAAAACCTGAAGTATTATGTTTTTTGCTGTTGATGTGTAACGATGAGATATTATTTCAAATGTCACTGGAGTTTTTAAATCCTTTGGCAGATTTTCACTTAAACTTAGCAATAAATCATGATATTCTTCTTTCCAATTTGGATAAATGAACACAGGTGCAACTAAAAATCCAATTGGATATCCTGCCTTAGCCGCCTTTATACTAGCTTCTATCCTTAAGTCACGTGAAGCTGTTGCATGCTCATACTTATTAATAACTGATGATGTATTAATGCTAAATCTCATTTCAGTATGACCATTATGTTCTAAATCCAATAGTGAATCTATATCATTATACTTTGTTACAAACCTGAATCTAGCATTTTCATGCTTACCAAAAAATACTATAGCCTTTTCAAGTGAATGAGTATAAGGTTCCACGGGAATTGGATCTGATGTAGCTGCACCTTCAAATATGGTTATTTCGGGCAACCTTTCATCTATATACTTCTGAGCCTGACTTAAAATCTCATCAATATTTACATGTACCTTTACAAAAGGTTTATCTCCGAGTTTTGTGTTTAAATAACAATATTCACATTGCCCCATACACCCTGATATTAGTGGTAATTGATAATGGGCCGAAGGCTTACAAGATTGAAATTTCAGACTCTTCTTTGTTCCAACCACTAAAGTCTTCTTTCCTTCCCTATACTGAGCATAAAAATCTTCTCCTGGAATATGCTGCTTCAATTTATTTGAAGTAATATTGATAATTTCAACATCCTCTTTATCTTTAAACTTGTTTAAAATATTTTTAGCTGCCTCATAATCTAATGAATCTTTTTCAAATATAACTCTTTTAGGTATAAACATATTTTTTCAAAAAACCAGCATATATACGCTGGTTCTTTTTCTCCTCTCTTTATATTTATATTGTGTGTTTGTTTATATAAAGCTAGTATTTGCTAAAAATTATATTATATATACCTAAATTTACTTTTAATTACTTGATATTATTTTGTGTTTTATAATTGTTTATTCTATCCTTAAGCTCGTTTACATTGGGTTTCCTATCTATTGATATTTCTTGCTTATTATCTAATTTATAAATAACAGGAACTGGCTCCCCTTCTTTTAAGAACTCTAATTCTGCATAACGAATAACTGTTGTTACTTCCCCTAAAAATTTACTTCCATTCTGTTCTAAAACATCAAGTTCCAATTTAACTTCTTCCAATTTTCTTGAATACTTCTTCCCTGTTTCTGTTATCTTTCTAATAAGTCCCACACTTTTAACCCCATTAGTTAGAGCTTTCTTGTATTTTACTTCCCTTGAAATCATTGTTACAATTATTATGGCTAAAGGAATAAGTAATGCCAATGTTGGAATCATTAATGGCAATCCAGCACTAATCCCTCTCTCATTTGTTTTAGTTAAAAAATTCTGCATAATAATAAACAAGCTAAACCCAGTAGCTGCTATAATTAAAATTGCTGATAGATAATTTTTATCTTGTTTCATATTTATTCTCCCTTTTTTATATTTTAATGTAAAATTTTAATTCTATAGATGGATAATATATAATTTAGACTTCTGTTGAAACATACCGAAATTATAAATATTTTTCTTATTTTAAGAATTTTAATTTTTTTATTCAAACAAAGAAATTTAATTCTGTTCCCATTGAGTATTCCTATCTAAATACGACTTCATAGTGACATTGTTAACGTTAAACATTTTGCTTTTATTACTCCTTTCTACAAAAATAATCTGTAGAATACCTATTTCAAATTCATTATAACATAAATAATAAACTTAATTAATAAATTAAATATGTAATTATACTGTATTTTTACCATTGGATACAATTAATCTAAAACTTTTGTATACATTTTCATTTTATAAAATCCTTTTACATAATAAGCATTATTTGTAATAAAAGTTCTATACAAAGACCACCGTTCTAAAATAACTTAGGACAGTGGTCTTTAAAATTATATATAAACTTTACTTAAGAATATTTTATATTAATTAAAAGTTTAGTTACTGCTGAAATTTAACTGTATTTAACATATTTTCTTTAATCTATCCTTCATTATTTTCATCACTCTTTTCTCTTTATCTTTAAAGATAGATATGAAATTTTACCCCAATTCCATTTTATAATAGCATCCATATTAGTAAAAAACAACTTTAAATTACTTTAATTGGATGATATAATGTACTTTGTTAACTACTAAACTTAAAATGATAGGGGTAAAAAATAATGAAGAAAAAAAGAATAATTAGTTTTTTAGTATTGGTGGCGTTACTATTTAGTTTTTTATTTAGTGGATGCTTTGATAGTAATGCAGCAAAAAATTCAGCTGATATTTACTGTTCACTAATATTTAAATCTGATGCTAAAGATCT from the Clostridium beijerinckii genome contains:
- the splB gene encoding spore photoproduct lyase, with the protein product MFIPKRVIFEKDSLDYEAAKNILNKFKDKEDVEIINITSNKLKQHIPGEDFYAQYREGKKTLVVGTKKSLKFQSCKPSAHYQLPLISGCMGQCEYCYLNTKLGDKPFVKVHVNIDEILSQAQKYIDERLPEITIFEGAATSDPIPVEPYTHSLEKAIVFFGKHENARFRFVTKYNDIDSLLDLEHNGHTEMRFSINTSSVINKYEHATASRDLRIEASIKAAKAGYPIGFLVAPVFIYPNWKEEYHDLLLSLSENLPKDLKTPVTFEIISHRYTSTAKNIILQVFPESELPMSDEERKFKYGQFGYGKYVYPKENIDEMKQFFIKEIEDLFENKEIKYVI